In a genomic window of Flavobacterium lipolyticum:
- a CDS encoding glycoside hydrolase family 97 protein, whose amino-acid sequence MKKILLTCFFIIVSNAWINAQELKSPDGNLVLTFHLNAEGTPIYALTYKKKEVIKESRLGFILKSDIKMNKGFQIVGTQKQSEDNFWEPVLGEQKKIRNQYNELKADLIQEKSKRKISIYFRLFNDGLGFRYEFPIQDKLRHFVIQEETTEFNLTGDHKLFWIPGDYDTNEYSYTTSKISEIPSLMYNAAHVSMAAQTTIKNLAAQTPLMMKTNDGLYINIHEAALKNYPAMCLNVDDKTYSLSSHLVPDAVGNKGYIQTGSFTPWRTIVVSDDARNILASKMILNLNEPCAFEDTSWIKPVKYIGVWWEYFTGGGSTWAYSDNQDVVIGATDFSKLKPNTTHGANTKHVKEYIDFASANGFDAVLVEGWNEGWEDNTAFKKEHIYSFTKPYPDFDVKDLSLYAKQKDVKIIMHHETTSSASEYERQLPDALKFMVDNNYNAVKTGYVGPIIPRGEHHDGQQMVNHYTYVAKEAAKHKIMVDSHEAVRPTGLHRTYPNWFAQESARGTEFEAMEGIHPDHTTILPFTRLMGGPMDYTPGIFQGDLSVYGSKKNKLSTTLAKQLALYVTMYSPLQMAADLPENYRRFKDAFQFIKDVALDWDDSYILEAEPGDYITIARKAKGKQEWFVGGITDENPRTALIDFSFLPEGKTYSATIYEDGKTADYKSNPQSYNIRKMTVNSKTKLKQILAASGGFAISIK is encoded by the coding sequence ATGAAGAAAATTCTTTTAACCTGCTTTTTTATTATTGTTTCGAATGCATGGATCAATGCTCAGGAACTGAAGTCTCCCGATGGGAACCTGGTATTGACATTCCATTTAAATGCAGAGGGTACTCCGATTTATGCTCTGACCTACAAGAAAAAAGAAGTAATCAAAGAAAGCAGATTGGGTTTTATTTTAAAGTCGGATATCAAAATGAATAAAGGTTTTCAGATTGTTGGTACACAAAAACAATCAGAAGACAATTTCTGGGAACCGGTATTGGGAGAGCAGAAAAAAATCAGAAATCAGTACAATGAATTGAAGGCTGATTTGATACAGGAAAAGAGTAAACGAAAGATTTCTATTTATTTCCGTTTGTTCAATGATGGTTTGGGATTTCGATATGAGTTTCCGATACAGGATAAGCTGCGTCATTTTGTGATTCAGGAAGAAACTACCGAGTTTAATTTAACGGGGGATCATAAACTTTTTTGGATTCCGGGGGATTATGATACAAACGAGTACAGTTATACCACTTCAAAAATTTCGGAGATACCATCTTTGATGTACAATGCTGCTCACGTTTCGATGGCAGCACAAACAACGATTAAAAATCTGGCTGCACAAACGCCTTTGATGATGAAGACTAATGACGGACTTTATATTAATATTCACGAAGCCGCTTTAAAAAATTATCCGGCAATGTGTCTTAATGTTGATGATAAAACTTATTCGCTGAGTTCCCATTTGGTTCCTGATGCTGTTGGAAATAAAGGATACATTCAAACCGGAAGTTTTACGCCCTGGAGAACGATTGTGGTGAGTGATGATGCGCGAAATATACTGGCTTCAAAAATGATCTTAAACCTGAATGAACCTTGTGCTTTCGAAGATACTTCATGGATTAAACCGGTGAAATATATTGGGGTTTGGTGGGAATATTTTACCGGCGGAGGATCTACCTGGGCGTATTCTGACAATCAGGATGTAGTAATTGGAGCTACCGATTTTTCTAAACTGAAGCCTAATACAACACATGGAGCCAATACGAAACACGTAAAAGAATATATCGATTTTGCTTCGGCAAATGGTTTCGACGCTGTTTTGGTGGAAGGATGGAATGAGGGATGGGAAGATAATACCGCTTTTAAAAAGGAGCATATTTATAGTTTTACCAAACCTTATCCGGATTTTGATGTGAAAGATTTAAGTTTGTATGCCAAGCAGAAAGATGTGAAAATCATCATGCATCATGAGACTACCTCTTCGGCTTCAGAATATGAAAGACAACTTCCGGATGCCTTAAAGTTTATGGTTGATAATAACTATAATGCGGTAAAAACGGGCTATGTAGGACCAATTATTCCAAGAGGAGAACACCATGACGGGCAGCAAATGGTGAACCATTATACGTATGTAGCCAAGGAGGCAGCAAAGCATAAAATCATGGTAGATTCCCATGAAGCAGTTCGCCCAACGGGATTGCATCGTACCTATCCCAACTGGTTTGCGCAGGAATCAGCCAGAGGAACTGAGTTTGAGGCTATGGAGGGGATTCATCCTGATCACACTACAATTTTGCCCTTTACACGTCTTATGGGTGGGCCGATGGATTATACACCGGGAATTTTTCAGGGAGATTTATCCGTATACGGCTCAAAGAAAAACAAGTTGAGTACAACACTGGCGAAGCAATTGGCGCTTTATGTAACCATGTACAGCCCGTTGCAAATGGCGGCCGATTTGCCTGAAAACTATAGGCGTTTCAAGGATGCTTTTCAGTTTATAAAAGATGTTGCACTGGACTGGGATGACAGTTATATTCTCGAAGCAGAACCAGGAGATTATATCACAATAGCCAGAAAAGCTAAAGGAAAACAAGAATGGTTTGTAGGTGGAATTACGGATGAAAATCCACGTACTGCTCTCATTGATTTTAGTTTTTTGCCTGAAGGGAAAACCTATAGTGCAACGATTTATGAAGACGGAAAAACAGCCGATTATAAGAGTAATCCACAATCGTACAACATTCGTAAAATGACTGTAAATAGTAAAACGAAGTTAAAACAAATACTAGCCGCGAGTGGCGGTTTTGCGATTTCAATAAAGTAG
- a CDS encoding type I phosphomannose isomerase catalytic subunit, whose protein sequence is MSMKIYPLQFEPILKERIWGGEKLKTILNKPITSKITGESWELSTVEGDVSIVANGALKGQLLTNLIDQSPNEILGTAVYERFGNQFPLLFKYLDAREDLSIQVHPNDQLAKERHNSFGKTEMWYVMQADADARIIVGFKEDSSKEEYLENLNNNALVSILDDVKAKAGDVFFLETGTVHAIGAGLVVAEIQQTSDITYRLYDFDRTDAQGNKRELHVDLALDAINYKKVDTQKKYETTLNQSNVVVNCPYFTTNFLPLDGTLEVSKKGESFTVYMCTEGHFEIAYQNVNYQYKQGDTVLIPAGMHNYSLKGTASVLEVYIS, encoded by the coding sequence ATGAGTATGAAAATTTATCCATTACAATTTGAACCAATCCTGAAAGAAAGAATCTGGGGAGGAGAGAAGCTAAAAACAATTCTGAATAAACCAATTACATCAAAAATTACAGGAGAAAGCTGGGAATTGTCTACTGTAGAAGGGGATGTAAGTATTGTTGCAAACGGAGCATTAAAAGGACAATTGTTAACTAATTTAATAGATCAATCGCCAAATGAGATTCTGGGAACAGCTGTTTACGAACGATTTGGGAATCAGTTTCCTTTGCTTTTTAAGTATTTGGATGCAAGAGAGGACTTATCGATACAAGTTCATCCAAACGATCAGTTGGCGAAAGAACGTCATAATTCGTTTGGTAAAACCGAAATGTGGTACGTGATGCAGGCAGATGCAGATGCGAGAATTATTGTGGGTTTTAAAGAAGATTCCAGTAAAGAAGAATATTTAGAAAACTTAAATAATAACGCCTTAGTTTCAATACTGGACGATGTAAAAGCCAAAGCCGGGGATGTTTTCTTTTTAGAAACAGGAACTGTTCACGCTATAGGTGCCGGTTTGGTTGTGGCAGAAATTCAGCAGACATCTGACATTACCTATCGTTTATATGATTTTGACAGAACAGATGCTCAGGGCAACAAAAGAGAACTGCATGTTGATTTGGCATTGGATGCGATTAATTACAAAAAAGTGGATACGCAGAAAAAGTATGAAACGACCTTAAACCAATCAAATGTAGTGGTCAATTGTCCTTATTTTACCACTAATTTCCTTCCGCTTGACGGAACTCTTGAAGTAAGTAAAAAAGGAGAAAGCTTTACGGTTTATATGTGTACGGAAGGCCATTTTGAAATTGCCTATCAAAACGTAAATTATCAATACAAACAAGGTGATACTGTATTGATTCCTGCAGGAATGCACAATTACAGCTTAAAAGGAACCGCTTCAGTTTTAGAAGTATATATCTCATAA